The nucleotide sequence GCCACTCTATATTTCGGAAAAGAAGAGGCCCTCAAACAAATGGGCAAAACTTTAGAGTTCCAACCAGGTATCCCGATGGTGGTGCTTCGTTCTCCGGAAGCGATCTTAGCGGCGGAACAAAAAAGAAAATCCAGTAAAGCCGATTCTATCGAATTCCAAGAAGCCAAGAAGAAGGAAATAGAAGTCAAAGAAAGTATCCTCTCCCAACTCGGGATCTTTCATCAGGAGATTAAAGAGAAAATTTGATCCAATATGCAGAACTAGCCTTCGATCTTCCGATCTTAGAAGATACATTCACCTACGAGGTCCCTTCTGGCACACAAATCGGAATGAGGGTAGAAGCCAAACTCAGAGGAAGAAAAGAAGAAGGGATCGTATTATCCTTACATCATAATGAACCCAGCTACGCAGTCTTACAAGTAGATCGGGTCATAGACAAAATTCCTGTCATCAACGATGAGCAGATCCAACTTGCCTATTGGGTAAAAGAACAATACCTCGCATCTCTCGGGGAATGTATCCACAAGATGATCCCGTCGGGGAGAAGGCATTCCAAAGTAAAACTAACCGAGGGACTCTCGGCTTCGGAACCGTTCCCATTAAACGAAGAACAGGAAGCGGCATACCGAAATATCAAAGCGGATTTTGGAAAAGACTCCATACATCTTCTATTCGGAATAACGGGAAGCGGAAAAACCGAAGTGTATCTGCATTTGATCCGGGACATTCTACAAAACTCAAACAAGGGAGTTTTACTTTTAGTTCCGGAGATAGGTTTGACCTATCATATCATCCGCAAATTAGAAGCGGTATTTCCGGGAGAGATCGCATTATTACATTCCGCATTAAAAGTTTCGGAAAGATTCAAAGCATATACGGACCTACTTCAAGGGAAAAAAAGGATCGCAGTAGGAACAAGATCCGCCGTATTCGCACCCGTTTCAAACTTGGGACTCGTCATCATAGACGAAGAACATGACGGTTCTTTTAAAGAACATTCTACACCTAGATACCATGCAAGACAGGTTGCGCTACAACGTTGCAGAACAAACAAAGCGGTATTGGTCTTAGGATCGGCAACTCCTTCTTTAGAAGTATATCATTTGGCAAAAACGGGAAAAATCGGTCTACAAACTCTGACCAAAAGACCGGGAACCGCAAAACCTCCGACAGTTCGGATCGAAGAAAATAAAAAAGATGCAAGGCTTCTCGGTTCGGAACTTACATTTGCGATCAAGCAGAGGTTGGATAAAAAAGAACAGATCATTCTTCTTTTAAACAGAAGAGGATATAGTCCTTTACTCTATTCCGAAAAGGAAAAAACGTACATCCCTTGCCCGAACTGCACATCTCATCTATGTTATCATAAAAAAGGTACCGTTATCTGTCACCTCTGCGGATTTTCGGATTCTCTCCAAAGATTGGAATCCAAATTGGGAGAAAAACTCGTCATGATGGGAACAGGCACCCAAAAATTGGAAGAGTTCCTTTTAGAAACTTTCCCGGGCGCAAAAGTAGAACGTTTAGACCAGGATTCCATCCAGGACAAAAGTGTTCTCACGGATGTGATCGGAAGATTGGTAGACGGAGAGATCGATATTTTGACCGGAACCCAGATGATCTCTAAGGGTTTGGATGCGGCAAGGGTCACTCTCGTTGGAGTGTTAAATGCAGGGATCGGCCTTGGACTTCCGGATTTTCGAGCAGGGGAAAGAGTATTTTCTCTTTTGACACAAGTTGCGGGAAGAGCAGGACGATCGGATCTTGCCGGAGAGGTTTTGATCGAAACAAACACAGTCGATCATCCGATCATTCGAATGGCATTGGACCAAGACTATATTCGATTTTATGAATCCGAGATCAAAACCAGAGAAGAACTTTTTTACCCGCCATTCTCTCGACTTGTACGTATCTTATCCAGATCCAAGGATGAAAGTCTTTCCCTCAAAACGATTGAAGAAGTTCACCAAGTTTTAAAAAAACATCTGCCCGAACCGAACACAGTCGTACTAGGTCCAGCTCCTTGTCCTTTTTATAAGATAGATGCGAATTTCAGAAATCATATACTCATCAAAACGACTGTGCAGAACAAATGGAGAGAGATCCTAAAAAAAGAAATCCGGCCGCTTAAAATTT is from Leptospira sp. WS58.C1 and encodes:
- the priA gene encoding primosomal protein N', coding for MIQYAELAFDLPILEDTFTYEVPSGTQIGMRVEAKLRGRKEEGIVLSLHHNEPSYAVLQVDRVIDKIPVINDEQIQLAYWVKEQYLASLGECIHKMIPSGRRHSKVKLTEGLSASEPFPLNEEQEAAYRNIKADFGKDSIHLLFGITGSGKTEVYLHLIRDILQNSNKGVLLLVPEIGLTYHIIRKLEAVFPGEIALLHSALKVSERFKAYTDLLQGKKRIAVGTRSAVFAPVSNLGLVIIDEEHDGSFKEHSTPRYHARQVALQRCRTNKAVLVLGSATPSLEVYHLAKTGKIGLQTLTKRPGTAKPPTVRIEENKKDARLLGSELTFAIKQRLDKKEQIILLLNRRGYSPLLYSEKEKTYIPCPNCTSHLCYHKKGTVICHLCGFSDSLQRLESKLGEKLVMMGTGTQKLEEFLLETFPGAKVERLDQDSIQDKSVLTDVIGRLVDGEIDILTGTQMISKGLDAARVTLVGVLNAGIGLGLPDFRAGERVFSLLTQVAGRAGRSDLAGEVLIETNTVDHPIIRMALDQDYIRFYESEIKTREELFYPPFSRLVRILSRSKDESLSLKTIEEVHQVLKKHLPEPNTVVLGPAPCPFYKIDANFRNHILIKTTVQNKWREILKKEIRPLKISKNVYLELDFDPLDLV